The region GATTTTTTCTCAGCTTGCCATAGCAATTTCTGCAGCGGTGGTACTTCTCTTTGTAATGACAAATGTGATATTTGAAAAAAAGCCATCTTTGCCGTCAGAACAGGTTACAGTAAGTGAAGTTTTCGATTACTTGAGTTTGGTAAAATTGGTGGGAGATGGATTTTGAGTATCTCTCAGGAGCGGTGAATAACGAATGAGAAAAGTTTTGATATTTGCCTATGCTATAATTGTCGTCGCCTTTGCACTTGGACAGTCTTTTGTAGAACTTTTTTTAAACAGCTCTTATTTTGGTCGGAGAATTGTTACAGAATACGGTGCAAGTAACAAAAGCCGAATTGAGATTGTCTACAGATGGCCCGAGGATAAAATCGTTCAGGTGCTGTCCCCTCTGGTTTTAATATGGGCGAAACATTCTGGATCTTTTATCATGGGGCATGCTAATAATTTTCGCATGTCTCCTTTGGAAATTCTGGATCTTGAAGATCTGTTCATCAAGCAGTTAAAGCAGATTGGAATTTCAAAAGTGGAGAAATTAGAAAATAAATACAGAATATCTATAGATTCTCCTTCCGGTCTTTTCACAGCTACGATAAATGACAAAGGTTATCCTGAAAAGATAACGCGTATTTTTCAGGGTATAACGACAGAATTGGTTTACGAAGACATCCAGCCGCTTGATCAAAGTTTCGATGAGATTGCCAGAAAGTACAATATAAAACTTACAGATAATTCAATAACTTTGCCCAATGAGATTAAGGAAATCTTGAAGACAGTTTCCTGGTACACTGTTTCAAGGTTGAAAATAGGTAGTGAGCAGGTTGTTCTAATAATGGCAAATCATAAATCTGGCTCTATTTTCAAAATGGTTTATTCTTCTCGAGAAGTAAACATAAACATCGAACAAAACGAAAAAATGATTCAATGCAAAGGCGATGGGTATTACATATACGTTATAACCCAGGATGAAGAAGTATTTGATCAAATACAGCAAATTATTTCTTCTGAGTAATCTAATCAAAGGTGATTTCTTTGTCTAAGAAGGCACTCCTGATAGATGGTTATGTCGATGAGCCAGCTGCTTTTGGAGTACCACCTTACATAAGCCATTATGTTCGCTATGCCGCCGGTATTTTGACGATAAAAGGTTATGATGTCACTTACCTGACTATAGATCAAATCCGCGCTAAAAATTTGTGGAATTTTTCGTCTTCATTTGATCTTGTTTTATTAGTAGGCGGCGTAGCAGTACCTGGAAAATATGTTGGTGGGAATCCTGTCAATTTCAAAGAAATGCAAAGAATATTTTCAAATTGCAGAGGCATTCGATTGATTGCAGGGCCATTTTCGCTGTTTTATGCGAAAAGGGGAGGATCAAGGGCATACCAGTCCCCTATTCATGCAGATTATTTACTTGGCCCTGATCTGGCAATCGATCTTTACAATTATCTTTTTGAAACCAATATACCTCGAAATGACTGGAGGATTATTCAGACCGCAGCCGTCTGGGGAGCCTCTATTATCAAACAGCATCCGAGATATCCTCATATCATTTGCGAAGTCGAATTGTCGCGTGGATGCGAAAGAAGAACTCATTGCAGCTTCTGCATAGAACCTATTTTTTATCCTGGATTTACTTCAAGGCCCGTTCAGCATGTTTTAGAAGAAATCACAGAACTTTACAAAAATGGGTGTGTTGCTTTCAGATTTGGCAGGACTGCTAATATCCTGGCTTACTATTTTGAAAAAGATGGTAAGCCTTGCAAAGAAGCGTTTAAAGAATTGTATGAAGGTATTTGGAAGAGTTGTCCTGAAATAAAAGTTCTTCACCACGATAATGCAAACCCTGCATTCATAACACATTTTGAAAGAGAATGCACAGAAATTCTTGAAACAATTGCTAAGTGGAATACATCGGGAGATGTGTTGTCTTTCGGGGTAGAAAGTTTTGATGTAAAGGTACTTAAAATGAACAATATCATGAACGATCCTGAAAATATTGTTCGTGCTATAGAGATTGTGAATGAGATCGGAAAATTCAGGGCAGATGGTATTCCAAAGCTTTTGCCGGGTATAAATTTGCTTCATGGACTTATGGGTGAAACGGACCAAACTTTTGAAGAAAACCTAAAATGGTTGAAAACGATCTTGGAGAAAGGTCTGTTACTAAGGAGAATAAATATACG is a window of Pseudothermotoga elfii DSM 9442 = NBRC 107921 DNA encoding:
- a CDS encoding radical SAM protein, with the protein product MISLSKKALLIDGYVDEPAAFGVPPYISHYVRYAAGILTIKGYDVTYLTIDQIRAKNLWNFSSSFDLVLLVGGVAVPGKYVGGNPVNFKEMQRIFSNCRGIRLIAGPFSLFYAKRGGSRAYQSPIHADYLLGPDLAIDLYNYLFETNIPRNDWRIIQTAAVWGASIIKQHPRYPHIICEVELSRGCERRTHCSFCIEPIFYPGFTSRPVQHVLEEITELYKNGCVAFRFGRTANILAYYFEKDGKPCKEAFKELYEGIWKSCPEIKVLHHDNANPAFITHFERECTEILETIAKWNTSGDVLSFGVESFDVKVLKMNNIMNDPENIVRAIEIVNEIGKFRADGIPKLLPGINLLHGLMGETDQTFEENLKWLKTILEKGLLLRRINIRQVIIEPKTALWRYSKVGKLKFNRNLFKIYKEKIRQEIDLPMIKKVFPLGSVIRSVYPEYTEGSITFARQLGSYPVLIGVGGKIFDCSDVVVVDHGPRSLTAVKYPLNINKASYEELVLIPTIGQKRASKIILNRPFSSFEQLKEVLNDENCLQVLQQVNAVVL